Genomic segment of Bacteroides stercoris ATCC 43183:
CCACCTTGCTGCTTGCCGATGAAGGCAAGGCTACGGTATGCGGGCTGGATATGGTGAAGGATTATAAGGCTATCCGCCAACGGGTAGGGTATATGCCCGGACGCTTCTCTCTCTATCAGGATCTGACGGTAGAGGAGAACCTGAGTTTCTTCGCTACGGTTTTTCATACTACCATCGAAGAGAATTATGATTTGGTGCGTGACATCTACCGGCAGATAGAACCTTTCCGCAAGCGTCGTGCCGGAGCATTGTCCGGTGGCATGAAGTAGAAGCTTGCCCTAAGCTGTGCGCTTATCCATAAACCGGATGTCCTTTTTCTGGATGAGCCTACTACCGGTGTAGATCCGGTTTCGCGCAAGGAGTTCTGGGAGATGCTTCGCCGCCTCAAAGAACAGGGTATCACCATCATTGCCTCTACTCCAATTGTGGACGAGGCGCGTCAATGCGACCGTATTGCCTTTATCAATGAAGGCCGGATACATGGCATTGATACTCCCGACTGCATTATGAAGCAGTTTGCAGACATACTTTGTCCTTCGGGACTGTTGCACGAGAAAGCGGATAACCGTGAGAATTACGTAATAGAGGTGGACGGACTGACAAAACGTTTCGGTACTTTTACGGCTGTGGAGCATATCTCCTTCAAAGTCCGTCAAGGTGAAATATTCGGCTTTCTGGGAGCCAATGGAGCCGGTAAGACTACCGCTATGCGCATGCTCACGGGGTTAAGTCGTCCTACAGACGGTAAGGCTTGCGTGGCTGGTTTTGATGTTGCCACCCAATCCGAAGCCGTGAAGAAGAATATCGGCTATATGAGCCAGAAGTTTTCTTTGTACGAAGACCTCAAGGTATGGGAGAATATCCGCCTTTTTGCCGGTATCTACGGAATGCCCGAAGCCGAGATTGCTCCGAGAACAGATGAATTGCTTCAGCGCCTGGGTCTGGAAAAGGAACGTAATACGCTCGTAAAGAGCCTGCCGCTGGGCTGGAAACAGAAGCTGGCTTTCTCAGTCTCCATTTTTCATCATCCCAGGATTGTTTTCCTGGATGAACCTACAGGGGGTGTCGATCCTGCCACTCGCCGCCAGTTTTGGGAATTGATTTATCAGGCAGCCGACCGGGGCATCACCGTTTTTGTCACGACCCATTTTATGGATGAGGCAGAATATTGCGACCGTATTTCTATCATGGTGGACGGCGTAATCCGTGCGCTTGACACTCCCGACAGACTGAAACGGCAGTTTGGAGCCGATACCATGGACGATGTGTTCCAACAGTTGGCTCGTGAGGCTGTAAGAACGGTAGACTGATACAGATATAAAATTCAAAACAGATTGTTATATAACCATGAAACAATTCATAGCTTTTGTCCGAAAAGAATTCTTTCACATCTTCCGCGACCGGCGCACGATGCTGATTCTGCTGGGTATGCCCGTTGTGCAGATAATCCTTTTCGGCTTTGCCATCACTACGGAAGTAAGGAATGTGCGTGTGGCCGTTCTCGACCCTTCCAATGATGCCGTAACCCGACGCATAATCGATCGTGTGGATGCCAGTGAGTACTTTACCGTTATCCGCCGTCTGCATTCTCCCGAAGAAGCAGAACGCTTTTTCAGGAGCGGTGACATTGATATGGCAATAGTCTTTAGCGAACGTTTCTCGGACAATCTCTATACCGGTGAGGCCGGAGTACAGATTATTTCCGATGCCACCGACCCTAATATGGCTACCATGCAGGCGGGATATGCCACAAATATCATCTCCATGGTCAGACAGGATATGCTTCCGCCCGGAGTACGCGTATCCGCCATTGTGCCCCAAGTCAAGCTGCTTTATAATCCGCAGATGAAGAGTGCCTATAATTTTGTTCCCGGTGTTATGGGGCTTATCCTGATGCTGATTTGCGCAATGATGACTTCCATCTCCATCGTGCGCGAGAAGGAGACGGGAACTATGGAAGTGTTGTTGGTTTCTCCCGTAAAGCCGCTGTTTATCATTCTTGCCAAAGCAGTGCCGTACTTTGTGTTGTCATTTGTCAATCTGATTACGATTCTGCTGCTTTCGGTCTATGTCCTTCATGTTCCGGTTGCAGGCAGCCTGTTTTGGCTGATTGCCGTATCACTGCTTTTCATTTTCGTATCATTGGCTTTGGGACTGCTTATCTCCACTGTTACCCGTACACAGGTGGCAGCTATGCTGGTATCCGGCTTGATGCTGATGATGCCCACTATGTTGCTTTCGGGAATGATATTTCCTATTGAGAGCATGCCTGCCATTTTGCAAGGTATTTCTACGGTGATTCCCGCACGTTGGTATATTCAAGCGGTACGCAAATTGATGATAGAGGGTGTGGATATATCACTGGTGCTGACCGAAATCGGTATACTGACTGTTATGGCGGTACTCCTGATAGCCGTTAGCTTCAAGAAATTCAAAAACCGGTTGGAGTGAAGTTGTTCCGATTATAATTATTCACCGGCTGGCAAAGTCAACGTATCCGTGTGTTAAATATGTAAGATGTGTCATAACCGTAGAGCATAAACAGTAGTATCCTTATGATTAAATATCTGATAGAAAAAGAATTCAAGCAGTTGTTCCGCAACTCATTCTTGCCTAAGCTGATTTTCATATTCCCTTGTATGATTATGATACTGATGCCTTGGGCTGCCAATCTGGAGATAAAGAATATCAATCTCAATGTCGTCGATAATGACCGTAGCGTTGTGTCCCGCCGTCTGGTGGATAAGCTCGGCGCTTCCACTTATTTCCGTCTGACAGCGTTGCCCGATACGTATGATGAGGCTTTGTACGGTATTGAGGCTGGTACGGCAGATGTTATTTTGGAGATTCCCCGTGATTTCGAGAAAGACTGGATAAACGGCAAAGCTCCCCGTCTGCTTGTTGCCGCCAATGCGGTGAACGGAACAAAAGGAAGTTTGGGCGGTTCTTATCTTTCTGCCATCATCGGTGACTATACCCGTGAACTGAAGTCGGAAATGGCTGTAAGACCATTGGCAGACAAACCACTTCCCCGTATCGGTATTTCCACATTGAATCTCTATAATCCTACGCTGAACTATAAGCTCTTTATGGTTCCTGCACTTATGGTGATGCTGCTGACGCTGATTTGCGGCTTTCTTCCCGCCCTTAATGTGGTGGGCGAGAAAGAGGCGGGTACAATTGAACAGATCAATGTGACACCGGTCGGTAAATTCACGTTTATTACTGCCAAATTGATACCTTATTGGCTGATAGGTTTTGTGGTACTTACCATTTGTTTTGTCCTTGCATGGTTGCTTTACGGCATTCTGCCTGCCGGACATTTTTTCACTATTTACGGTTTTGCGCTGATATTTCTGCCGGTTGTATCCGGATTCGGTCTGGTTATATCCAATCATTCGGCAACGTTACAGCAAGCCATGTTCGTTATGTGGTTCTTTATGCTTGTACTTATTTTGTTGAGCGGGCTTTTTACGCCGGTCCATAGTATGCCCGAATGGGCGCAATGGATTACCCGTATCAATCCGTTGAGGTATTTTGTAGAGGTGATGCGTACGATATACCTTCGCGGCGGTGGTTTTGCGGAGTTGCTTCCCCAATTGGGTATCTTGTCCGTATTTGCTGTGGCAGCTAATGTTTGGGCGGTAAAGAGCTACAGGAAAAGTAATTGAGAAAGTCGGTAAGGTAATTTTCTCCTGATTGTTCTGTGAAAGCATGGTCAGTCATTCCTTTTTTCTATCTTTGCAGGCAAATTAATCAATACCTTATACCGAATGAACACGCAAAACTCTTATCTTGCTTCAAAGCCGCATTACGAGATACTCGATGGGCTTCGTGGCGTAGCTGCCGTAATGGTAGTCGCTTTTCATCTGCTGGAAGCGCATTCCGGCGGCAATCACTTGGAACAAATTATCAATCACGGTTACCTGGCGGTAGATTTTTTCTTTATGCTTTCCGGTTTTGTTATCGGTTATGCCTATGACGACCGCTGGAGCAGGATGAGCATCGGTACTTTCTTCAAGCGGCGTATTATCCGTTTGCATCCTATGGTGATAGTGGGAAGCATAGTGGGTGCGGTGTTCTTTTATTTTCAGGAGTCGCCCTGCTTTCCGGCTATTCAGGATACATCGGCAGGGACTATGCTGCTGGTAATGCTGCTGGGGTGTACGCTGCTTCCGCTTCCTTTGAAATGGGACATTCGCGGCTGGACCGAGATGCATCCGCTCAACGGACCGGCCTGGTCGCTTTACTACGAATACATAGGCAATATTCTTTATGCATTGTTCATCCGCAAGTTCAGCAAGACAGCTTTATCCGTTCTCGTTGTTGTGGCGGGATGTTTTACGGTGCACCTTTGTCTTACCGCACCTGCAGGTGATATTGTCGGCGGCTGGGCGTTGAATTGGGAGCAGCAGTACGTAGGGCTTGTCCGGTTGATGTATCCTTTCTTTGGCGGATTACTGCTGTCTCGTCTGGGGTGGATTGTTCGTATTGAGAAGCGTGCGTTCTGGTGGTGCAGTCTGATGATTGTGGCAGTTTTGGCATTTCCCCGTCTGGGCGGTGAAAATCATTATTGGATGAACGGACTCTATGAGGCCTGCTGCATTCTTTTTGTCTTTCCTGTGATTGTGTCCATGGGGGCGGGAGGTAAGGTGACGGGCAAACGTTCTACCGCTGTGTGCAAGTTTCTGGGAAATATTTCGTATCCGGTATACATAACGCATTATCCGTTGGTGTATACCTACACGGCGTGGGTGTGCAATAATAATGCTACTTTAGCGGAAAGCATTCCTTATATGATACTGACCTTTGCCGGTGCTTTCGTGCTTGCCTATGCCTGTCTGAAACTCTATGACGAACCTATACGCAAATGGCTGACAGACCGATTCCTGAAAGGAAAGAAAACTGTTAAAAGTTAGTTCTCGTGTAGTGAGGTAAACGCATGTACAATGTAATCCAGTTCAGGTATGATAAAAAAGTCCCGATGCAGTTTATTCAGAATCTGCACCGGGACTTTTCTCTAATTACCAGTTATCTTATTTTACGTCAATGAATCTTTTGGCCTTTTCTTTTTCCTGTTCGGAAAACTTCGGCAAGTCTATGTTCAACACGCCGTTTTCTACTTGTGCGGAAATCTTTTCTTTGTCTACATCGTCCGGAAGGATCATTGTCTGTTGGAATTTGGAGTATGAGAATTCGCGACGCAGATAGCGGCCTTCTTTCTTCTCTTCCTTGTTTTCCGTTTTCTTCTCCATGCTGATGACCAAGTTGTTTTCTTCGTCGATATGGACGTTGAAGTCTTCTTTGGTCATTCCGGGAGCTGCCAACTCTACCTTGTATTCCTTTTCTGTTTCAAATACGTTGATGGCGGGAGCCGTTGCATTGGCTTTTACCATCCAATCGTTATCAAAGAAATCGTTAAAGATACTTGGTAACCAATTCTGAGTTCTTCTTACAGGCATCATAATCATAGTCTCCTATCTTTAAAAAGTTATACATTCGTTTTGCTCTGAACTTCGGTTTTCGATGTTCCCCGATGTTTGCCTTTCGGCTTTCACCGTCTGTATCTTGAACCGTCGTTCACTTACTGTTATGGCAAACTGTATGCCAACTGGTTTGTACTCACTTTATTGACTAATTGTCATTGTTGGTCTGACTATTTTACCTGTATAATGCCAATATTGCTATCTTTTTATTTAAAATTGATTGAATTTCATACTAATTTAAAACGCATTCGCCAGCGCTTGCTTTCTTCGTCCCAGTCGTGGCTGATAATTTTGAAAGTTCCTATCTCGGAAGTGTTGACAACGTGTGTACCGATGCAAAGGCATTCGTCATAATCACCGACTTTTACTATACGTACGGTTTCCGAAGCATCTTCGGGTAACCGTTCCAAATCGAACCGTCCTTTGGCTTCTGCCTGAGCGATGAACTCGGTAGTGACAGGCAGATGCCGTGCTATCACTTCATTTACCGCTTTTTCCAGACTCTCTATTTGCTCTTCCGTGGGGCAGGCATTGAGCCGATAATCCAATTTACTTTTTTTGCGTTCTATATGAGCGGAGACGGAACGGCCGCAACCGAATAATCTGATCATTGTCTGATTAATGATGTGTTCGGTGGTGTGCATAGGCGGGTATTCCTGTTTGTTGTGCTCATTGAGTTTCGCTTGTTGTTCCATAAGTTCTTCTTTTAAAATACTGTATACATGTATGTCCGCATATTCTCCCGAAGCCAATAACTCTCCGGCCCGTTCCGTTCCTTCAAGGCGGAAGCCAAGCCTGACGGGAATGCCGTTGCTTGCTACATTGCCCGTGGCACAACGTATCTGTATGCGTTTTATATTTTTGGTTTCGACGGCCCATCGGCATAGGCGGCGGACACAATCGGTCATGATGCCCTGATGCTGGTATTCGGGCAGAAGCCAGTAACCGATTTCCGTGCGGTGATTGGCAAAGTCGGAAAAATGAAAACCTATCAGTCCGCAAATTTCATTCTCTCTGTTCCAAATACCGAATATAGGTTCGTAGCTGTCGGCAGGGGCGGAGAGGACCCTTTTCAGAAAGTTTTCCTCATCGGCTACGGACTTCAGGTTGTCTACAAAAGGCAACCATGTCCGCATATAGTTGCGGTGGGTATCTATGGCATGGTATATGGCAGCGGCATCTTCTACCGTTACTTCACGCAGCACAATATCCGGACGGATTTCAAAAGATACATTTAAATGGTTGAAAGGCTTTGTCTCTTTCTGCCTGTCCTGTATCCTTTCCTTGAGTTTGCTCCAGGCGTGGGTGTCGAACAGGCAGCTTTCGCGCATGGTGTGATACATCTCCTTGAACCGGGACATCGGAATGGTGAAGCTTAATAACTCTGCCTCGAAATGAGGGCGGACAGACGGGTCGAAGAATCCCAAAAAGGTTCGTTTGCCTTGTTTCCGGTTTTCAAGGATAGCCTGAGTCACTACGGAACAACAGCCCGAACCGAAAGGAGCTGATACGGCATCCGTTGCATTGCTGTCGAAAAAAGCCCATGTGGCAAGTCCTGCCAGCATGTCCGGCGTGGCAAGAAACAATATGCCTTCCACTTTGTCGAAAGAACCAATCTTGTCGATTCGTGCAAAGTGCAGGTAGGCTTTTTCCGCTTTAGGCACTTGCAATTCCTGTATGAAGTCAATAACCATATCGGGTGTTTTCTTGTATTTCTCTTTCAAAGAGACGAAGCCGGGCACATGTTCCGGCATATCCGTGAAGCCTGTGTAGAACTTGCCGCCTCCACAGCCTATTGTTTCGGCATTGAGGCTGATTATTTTTCCGTTTCTTACTTGCGCCATGCTTTTAAAGAAGCACCCGTTTACTTTCTCTGCCGGAGCTTCCGGTTGGTCGGAGTACCAAAATACGATGGGAAGTTCGGCCTGCTGCCCGAAAGCTTCCCGATAATTGCCTATAAACGTATGTATATCCATTCCCTTCTATTTTTCACCAAAGATAATTAATATTCCGGGAATTTCTTTTCCGGTATGCGAAAATACGGTTTTATGCTAACCGATCAGCGCCATATAAGCCAGTTCTCCGATGATAAACAAGCTGACTGCACCTATCAGAACCGCTTCGCCCAGCAAATACCCTAATGCTGCATGCAAAATAGTGCAGTGGTATTTGGATATTTCGCTATGATGCCGATGCCGCCAGGCTATCATTCCACACAAGGCGGGAGCAACGAACAGCAGGAATATGAATCCCGCTGTCGATGCTCCCGACCACATGCCGCTTATTCCTAACAGAATTTCCATGAGCAAAGTTCCGCAGATAAGAAAAAGCATGAATAAGGAGAATTTCGGAATGGCAGTTATCTGCTCTCTGCGCATTTTACGGATTAACCGTATGTAGGCTACTACTCCTGCAATGGGCAATGCAAGAAGAAAAAGAAGGATGATAGTGGCCATTATATAGGACAAGATTATCTTCATTTTCGGTAAATATTATTTTTCTTTTCCAAACAGTAAGTACATATAATTAGCTAATGGAGTATTTTATTGATACAAACTGATTTAAACTATTTGCTTCTCTCAAATTAAAAGGTACTGACGAGAACCTTTGATGCAAATATATAAGAAAGAAAATATAAAACCAAACAACCGATTGGTTTTTGAAAAATAAGAAAGAAAAACCGGAAAAGTGGCTGGAAAATTAATCAGGAGTGGACAGGAAAACCGGGAGTGTTATAATTGTTTCTGAATACGAGATACATTATGATTCCCGTTAAAGCATGCTATAAATAGAGGAAATGGTGGTAAAAGGCACTGCAACGTAAAAAAGATGGTTCCGAAAAAAGAAGCGGATGAAATGCATGGGCATAAAAAAAGGAGTACCGCTGTACTCCAACCTTTGTTAACCTTAAATCTAATACTATGAAAAACACGTTGCAAAGATACGGACATTTGATAAATCTGCAAATTATCCAAGAAAAAAAGCATGTTTTATAACATTTATTATAAGATTGAACTTCTTTTTCGGACTTGTTTAAATTTTGTTCGGTATTCTTCTCAGAGCTGTTTTGCAGTTGTCTGAGGAGTATAACGGGCTATGTGACGAATAAAAACAAGAGAACAAGCCGGAAAGAGACTCGGAAGAAGCCTGAATAAAATTCTTTTTTAGCTTGTAAATGTCAGGGGAAATTGTGAATATTTGTATTATAAAAATCATAACTCTGCTAAGAGCGGTATATATTAACTGAATTATCGGTATATGATATGACAAATAAACAAATGAACCCGGAGAGCATTGACAGAATAGAACATAGTACTTATACGCCTCTGGAAAAGAAATATCTGAAAGTGCAGTTTGTCAAAGTGGCATTGGTTTATCTCAGCCTTATGGCTGTTTCGCTTTTTCTTCTTTGTGCAGAGGGGTTTGCCTACCGGTATGCCGCTACTATCATTGTTGAATGCGGTTTGCTTGTAGCATCCGTTGTTAATTTGCTGATTCTTCCCAAGGCATACAACTATAAAGGATTCGTTATTCGTGAGCACGATATAACCTTTCGCTCCGGGATTATCTTTCCTTCGGTTATTACCGTTCCTTTCTGTAAAATTCAGCAGGTGAGTGTTTGTCAGAATCCTGTTACACGTCTGTTTGGACTGTATTCCGTTGACTTGGTAAACGGAGCCCAATTGTTGGCTACAATCAGAATTCCCGGACTGACGGAAGAGAGAGCAGATAAAGTGAAGGCGCTTGTCATAGAAAGTATAAAAAATGAAAACAAATGATTTCTCTGCGCCGAGGCGAATGAGTAAAAGCGCGTTCGTAATATTCCTTGTCAACAACCTATGGCTTTATGCGAAGTATTTTCTTTTTATAGTCATTCTTGAATTGTTTAATTCGGAAAAGAAATTATCTTTTATTGAAGCGGCTTTGGATTTTTTGGTTGTTTTGGCAATCTGTCTGACCTTGGCAGCAGTCATTGCTTTTATCAATTATTATTCCAAAAAGTATTATGTGGAGAATGGAAATCTGATTTTCATTCACGGTTTGGTACGTAAGGAAATTACCAGTATATCTTTGACGAAAATTCATTCTTTGCGTACTAAACAGGGATTGATTTATCGTTTGCTGGATATGAAGGGAGTATCATTTGATACGCTTGCATCGCAATCGGAAGAAATAGAAATGATTCTTGACAATGAAGATTGGGAAGCATTGCTCAGCCGGATAGAAACTTTGGATAGTCAGACACAGATACAGGCATCCGAAGCAGATAAGATTGAAGAGAAAACCGATGGATAC
This window contains:
- a CDS encoding ABC transporter permease, which encodes MKQFIAFVRKEFFHIFRDRRTMLILLGMPVVQIILFGFAITTEVRNVRVAVLDPSNDAVTRRIIDRVDASEYFTVIRRLHSPEEAERFFRSGDIDMAIVFSERFSDNLYTGEAGVQIISDATDPNMATMQAGYATNIISMVRQDMLPPGVRVSAIVPQVKLLYNPQMKSAYNFVPGVMGLILMLICAMMTSISIVREKETGTMEVLLVSPVKPLFIILAKAVPYFVLSFVNLITILLLSVYVLHVPVAGSLFWLIAVSLLFIFVSLALGLLISTVTRTQVAAMLVSGLMLMMPTMLLSGMIFPIESMPAILQGISTVIPARWYIQAVRKLMIEGVDISLVLTEIGILTVMAVLLIAVSFKKFKNRLE
- a CDS encoding ABC transporter permease, coding for MIKYLIEKEFKQLFRNSFLPKLIFIFPCMIMILMPWAANLEIKNINLNVVDNDRSVVSRRLVDKLGASTYFRLTALPDTYDEALYGIEAGTADVILEIPRDFEKDWINGKAPRLLVAANAVNGTKGSLGGSYLSAIIGDYTRELKSEMAVRPLADKPLPRIGISTLNLYNPTLNYKLFMVPALMVMLLTLICGFLPALNVVGEKEAGTIEQINVTPVGKFTFITAKLIPYWLIGFVVLTICFVLAWLLYGILPAGHFFTIYGFALIFLPVVSGFGLVISNHSATLQQAMFVMWFFMLVLILLSGLFTPVHSMPEWAQWITRINPLRYFVEVMRTIYLRGGGFAELLPQLGILSVFAVAANVWAVKSYRKSN
- a CDS encoding acyltransferase family protein yields the protein MNTQNSYLASKPHYEILDGLRGVAAVMVVAFHLLEAHSGGNHLEQIINHGYLAVDFFFMLSGFVIGYAYDDRWSRMSIGTFFKRRIIRLHPMVIVGSIVGAVFFYFQESPCFPAIQDTSAGTMLLVMLLGCTLLPLPLKWDIRGWTEMHPLNGPAWSLYYEYIGNILYALFIRKFSKTALSVLVVVAGCFTVHLCLTAPAGDIVGGWALNWEQQYVGLVRLMYPFFGGLLLSRLGWIVRIEKRAFWWCSLMIVAVLAFPRLGGENHYWMNGLYEACCILFVFPVIVSMGAGGKVTGKRSTAVCKFLGNISYPVYITHYPLVYTYTAWVCNNNATLAESIPYMILTFAGAFVLAYACLKLYDEPIRKWLTDRFLKGKKTVKS
- a CDS encoding Hsp20/alpha crystallin family protein; translation: MMPVRRTQNWLPSIFNDFFDNDWMVKANATAPAINVFETEKEYKVELAAPGMTKEDFNVHIDEENNLVISMEKKTENKEEKKEGRYLRREFSYSKFQQTMILPDDVDKEKISAQVENGVLNIDLPKFSEQEKEKAKRFIDVK
- a CDS encoding PH domain-containing protein, with translation MTNKQMNPESIDRIEHSTYTPLEKKYLKVQFVKVALVYLSLMAVSLFLLCAEGFAYRYAATIIVECGLLVASVVNLLILPKAYNYKGFVIREHDITFRSGIIFPSVITVPFCKIQQVSVCQNPVTRLFGLYSVDLVNGAQLLATIRIPGLTEERADKVKALVIESIKNENK